A part of Leishmania panamensis strain MHOM/PA/94/PSC-1 chromosome 34 sequence genomic DNA contains:
- a CDS encoding hypothetical protein (TriTrypDB/GeneDB-style sysID: LpmP.34.4730), with the protein MVNAFAEELKARGNEAFAAKRFEDAIVLYDKAIEMDSTNFIYYNNRAAAYHELRNYAKAIENANKSIEIENNAKGHIRLGAALWAQMKYCEAKGEFEVAATMDPSNKFIKDSIQSLEKLINPMPSVSGFAHRRGVPHPYEYARAAAAANAAVQAFGGEFVSVETGTIGLILDVAVIVLAALQVVASMFVPSMARSLWPYILLITMGQQALVMRVRNLLQFKMDILSSWMTHFSSLLFILCFFAQLTGVRPIMFMEVFIAAYSMLDLVHKRQQIAELMGPQYRHIAPYVQQADGAKDTIRIFSATVEALLLFIIMFTGGAFFTLVYIQYAKYRYNHDGYVKLAFKGLRMNITRMTTSSFMPAVVDKYAQMFFDLLDKVATQPV; encoded by the coding sequence ATGGTCAACGCATTCGCTGAGGAACTGAAGGCTCGCGGCAACGAGGCCTTCGCAGCGAAGCGCTTTGAGGATGCCATAGTGCTTTACGACAAGGCCATCGAGATGGACTCGACGAACTTCATCTACTACAACAACCGCGCTGCAGCCTACCACGAGCTAAGGAACTACGCCAAAGCGATCGAGAATGCCAACAAGTCTATCGAGATCGAGAATAACGCCAAGGGGCACATCCGCCTCGGAGCTGCGCTGTGGGCGCAGATGAAGTACTGCGAGGCAAAAGGCGAGTTCGAAGTGGCAGCAACGATGGATCCCTCGAACAAGTTCATCAAGGACAGTATTCAGTCCCTGGAGAAGCTCATCAATCCAATGCCCTCCGTCTCTGGCTTCGCGCATCGACGCGGCGTGCCGCACCCGTATGAGTACGCccgcgccgcggcagcagccaatGCGGCAGTGCAGGCGTTCGGCGGCGAGTTTGTGTCGGTGGAAACAGGCACGATAGGTCTCATCCTTGACGTTGCCGTCATCGTCCTGGCGGCGCTTCAGGTGGTGGCGTCGATGTTTGTGCCGTCCATGGCCAGGTCCCTCTGGCCGTACATTCTACTCATCACGATGGGTCAGCAGGCCTTGGTGATGCGCGTGCGCAACCTTCTGCAGTTCAAGATGGACATCCTGAGCTCATGGATGACGCACTTCTCTTCCTTGCTGTTTATTCTATGTTTCTTCGCCCAGCTTACCGGCGTGCGGCCGATCATGTTCATGGAGGTTTTCATCGCTGCCTACAGCATGCTCGACCTCGTGCATAAGCGGCAGCAGATAGCTGAACTGATGGGTCCTCAGTACCGGCACATTGCCCCGTACGTGCAGCAAGCTGATGGGGCCAAGGATACGATTCGCATCTTCAGTGCTACcgtcgaggcgctgctgctgttcattATCATGTTCACCGGTGGCGCCTTCTTCACTCTGGTGTACATTCAGTACGCAAAGTACCGCTACAACCACGACGGCTACGTGAAGCTCGCCTTTAAGGGGTTGCGGATGAACATCACCCGCATGACCACCAGCTCCTTCATGCCAGCGGTGGTCGACAAGTATGCCCAGATGTTCTTTGATCTCCTCGACAAGGTTGCCACCCAGCCTGTTTAA
- a CDS encoding hypothetical protein (TriTrypDB/GeneDB-style sysID: LpmP.34.4750) has translation MMRSSEKHQGVKAMHINRDRIKERIQEKHREQRQRVRDSRLGGLRRAESGETSDHAWCAGTREAAVTGHPEVESSTTRAPDTTLCYNSDEILTTSAVQDWSDIGHEFGVNIHDADVMEYLLGLEEEIRQEQFFQFYDQTNSNEWEEYFCYLTR, from the coding sequence ATGATGCGCTCGTCGGAGAAGCATCAGGGCGTAAAAGCCATGCACATCAATCGTGATCGTATCAAGGAGAGAATTCAAGAAAAGCAccgcgagcagcggcagcgggtgcGGGATAGTCGACTGGGAGGACTACGTAGggcggagagcggcgagACATCTGACCATGCGTGGTGTGCAGGCACTCGTGAGGCAGCTGTGACGGGTCATCCAGAGGTCGAATCAAgcaccacacgcgcgcctGACACCACACTGTGCTACAACTCCGACGAGATTTTGACGACATCGGCGGTACAGGACTGGTCTGATATTGGCCACGAGTTTGGCGTCAACATCCACGACGCTGATGTGATGGAGTATTTATTAGGtctcgaggaggagattcGGCAAGAACAGTTCTTTCAGTTTTACGATCAAACAAACAGTAACGAATGGGAAGAATACTTCTGCTATCTGACACGCTGA
- the DMC1 gene encoding meiotic recombination protein DMC1, putative (TriTrypDB/GeneDB-style sysID: LpmP.34.4740), giving the protein MQQQQHSAHFAEERALDRGAAFDEPQQLPNSVTGEAAGQPLLEVERLAEHGIGAADITKLKQAGIFTVPGVQMQCRKDLIQIKGLSDAKVDKIIEAARRVSDVGFITGSIYLQQRSTILRISTGSTALDQLLGGGGIESRSITEAFGEFRTGKTQIGHTLCVTSQLPLEMGGGNGKVVYVDTEGTFRPERIRPIAERFGLDPNSVLDNILVARAYTHEHQAHLLSMVAAKMAEDQFSLLVVDSITALFRVDFSGRGELAERQQKLAKMLSQLMKIAEEFNVAVYITNQVVSDPGGASMFVADPKKPVGGHIIAHASTTRLSLRKGRGDQRVCKIFDSPSLPELECVYSISEQGITDAVE; this is encoded by the coding sequence atgcagcagcaacagcacagtGCGCACTTCGCGGAAGAGCGCGCCCTTGACCGAGGCGCCGCCTTCGACGAGCCTCAGCAACTCCCCAACTCCGTTACCGGGGAAGCAGCGGGACAACCtctgctggaggtggagcgtCTTGCCGAGCATGGCATCGGAGCCGCGGACATTACAAAGCTGAAGCAGGCGGGGATCTTCACCGTTCCCGGTGTGCAGATGCAGTGTAGGAAAGACCTCATTCAGATAAAGGGTCTCTCCGACGCGAAGGTGGACAAGATCATCGAAGCCGCGCGGCGTGTGAGCGACGTGGGCTTCATCACCGGATCGATctacctgcagcagcgcagcactaTTCTACGTATCTCCACCGGGAGTACAGCGCTCGATCAACtgcttggcggcggcggcatcgagAGCCGCTCCATTACGGAGGCGTTTGGGGAGTTCCGCACCGGCAAGACACAGATCGGTCACACCTTGTGTGTGACCTcccagctgccgctggagatgggcggcggcaacggaaAAGTGGTGTACGTGGACACTGAGGGCACATTTCGCCCAGAACGAATTCGACCCATTGCGGAGCGCTTCGGGCTGGACCCGAACTCCGTGCTGGACAACATCCTTGTCGCCCGCGCCTACACGCACGAACATCAAGCCCACCTACTCTCCATGGTAGCGGCCAAGATGGCAGAGGATCAGTTTAGCCTGCTCGTCGTAGACAGTATAACAGCTCTCTTTCGCGTTGACTTCTCCGGCCGCGGCGAGCTcgcggagcggcagcagaagttGGCGAAGATGCTGAGCCAGCTTATGAAAATTGCGGAGGAGTTCAATGTCGCCGTGTACATCACCAACCAGGTAGTCTCCGACCCCGGTGGCGCCTCCATGTTTGTGGCAGACCCAAAGAAGCCTGTCGGCGGCCACATTATTGCCCATGCCTCGACGACGCGCCTGTCCCTGCGCAAGGGCCGTGGCGATCAACGCGTGTGCAAAATCTTTGATAGCCCATCGTTGCCGGAGCTCGAGTGCGTTTACAGCATCTCTGAGCAAGGGATTACCGACGCGGTTGAGTAA